The segment CACCACGAATCTATGAAATGACACTGACTGGGGAATTAGTCCAAGAAATGACACGCCCTGGACAATTCCTTCATATTCGCGTACCCCGAGCAGATTTGTTGTTGCGCCGACCAATCAGTATCAACCAGATCGATCAATCACAAAAAACTTGTCGTATCATCTACCGTGTAGAAGGAGACGGAACAAAGCATTTCGCAGAATTGACTGCTGGTGATTCTTTAGACGTCTTAGGGCCTTTAGGGAATGGCTTCGATCTTTCAGGATTAACGAACAAAGATGAGGTCTTCATTGTCGGTGGAGGGATCGGTGTTCCTCCTTTATACGAACTATCGAAACAGCTGAAGGAACGAGGCGTCAAAGCGATTCACTTTCTAGGCTTTGCTTCACAAGAAGTAATGTATTATGAAGAAGAATTTCTAAAGCTAGGTGATACAAGGATCGCAACGGATGACGGCACCTATGGACTCCATGGGAATGTCGGTAATCTATTACTTGCGGCAAAAAATAAGCCTGCTGCTATTTTTGCATGCGGTTCAAATGGATTACTAAAGACAGTGGAACAGCTTTTCGCCGGTCATCCTAACGTCCAATTGTCATTAGAGTCTCGTATGGCCTGTGGTGTCGGTGCATGTTACGCATGTGTCTGTCATGTCCCAGGCGATGAAACAGGAACGAAAAGCTTGAAAGTCTGTGATGAAGGACCGATTTTCCAAGCAGGAGAGGTGATTTTATGAGTAACCCTTTAGCAGTTAAACTTCCAGGACTAAACTTGAAGAATCCAATCATGCCAGCAAGTGGCTGCTTTGGATTTGGCAAAGAATATGGCAAATACTACGATTTGAACCAACTTGGCGCAATCATGGTCAAGGCGACGACACCTAAAGCGCGCTTTGGTAATCCCACGCCGCGAGTAGCAGAAACACCTTCTGGTATGCTCAATGCGATCGGGTTGCAAAATCCTGGAATGGAAGTGGTCATGGAAAAATCGCTACCTGAATTAGCCACCTATAAAGATTTGCCGATCATAGCAAATGTCGCTGGTGCCTGTGAAGAAGACTATGTTGAAGTTTGTGGCAAGATCGGTGATGCACCGAATGTCCATGCCATCGAACTTAATATCTCGTGTCCAAATGTCAAACATGGCGGAATTGCTTTTGGTACTGACCCAGATGTGGCGTTCCAACTGACACAAGCGGTGAAAAAAGTGGCGAATGTCCCTGTCTATGTCAAATTATCTCCTAATGTTACGGATATCGTACCAGTGGCACAGGCTATTGAAGCTGGCGGGGCCGATGGGTTTACGATGATCAATACCTTGCTGGGGATGCGTATCGATCTGAAAACTAGAAAACCGATTCTTGCCAATCAAACAGGCGGTCTCTCAGGACCAGCAATCAAACCGGTGGCTATTCGTTTGATCCATCAGGTGGCAAGTGTCTCAAACTTGCCGATCATTGGGATGGGCGGTGTGCAAACCGTTGATGATGTACTGGAGATGTATATGGCAGGTGCAAGTGCAGTTGCTGTTGGGACAGCCAACTTTACCGACCCTTATATCTGTCCAAAACTGATTGCAGACCTACCAGCGAGAATGAGCGAGTTAGGCATTGAGTCTTTAGAGCAATTGATCAAAGAAGTGAAAGAAGGTAGAAATCAATGAATCAACGACCAATTATTGCTTTAGATTTTTCATCTTGGCAAGAAGTAGAAACCTTTATGCAA is part of the Enterococcus mundtii genome and harbors:
- a CDS encoding dihydroorotate dehydrogenase electron transfer subunit; protein product: MKQEVMKIVHQRQLAPRIYEMTLTGELVQEMTRPGQFLHIRVPRADLLLRRPISINQIDQSQKTCRIIYRVEGDGTKHFAELTAGDSLDVLGPLGNGFDLSGLTNKDEVFIVGGGIGVPPLYELSKQLKERGVKAIHFLGFASQEVMYYEEEFLKLGDTRIATDDGTYGLHGNVGNLLLAAKNKPAAIFACGSNGLLKTVEQLFAGHPNVQLSLESRMACGVGACYACVCHVPGDETGTKSLKVCDEGPIFQAGEVIL
- a CDS encoding dihydroorotate dehydrogenase, with the translated sequence MSNPLAVKLPGLNLKNPIMPASGCFGFGKEYGKYYDLNQLGAIMVKATTPKARFGNPTPRVAETPSGMLNAIGLQNPGMEVVMEKSLPELATYKDLPIIANVAGACEEDYVEVCGKIGDAPNVHAIELNISCPNVKHGGIAFGTDPDVAFQLTQAVKKVANVPVYVKLSPNVTDIVPVAQAIEAGGADGFTMINTLLGMRIDLKTRKPILANQTGGLSGPAIKPVAIRLIHQVASVSNLPIIGMGGVQTVDDVLEMYMAGASAVAVGTANFTDPYICPKLIADLPARMSELGIESLEQLIKEVKEGRNQ